TCACGTTCCGTAGATACTACACCATTCGAGAAGTGGCACGATCGTAAACCGTCACTTAAACATTTGCGGGTGTTTGGCTCAAGTGCATACCATCGTATCCCGGACGTAAAGCTTGGAAAATTTGATGCACGTGGGCGCAAGTTGGTGTTCGTTGGGTATTGTGAAAATCGCAAAGCGTACCGCCTACTGGatccaaaaacaaataaaatcgttttgagTAACGACGTCCGATTCTTGGAACTCGAAGATGGTTCACTCACAGAAGGAGGATTCAACGAAGCCTgtgaaaactttgttgaaatagGTACAACACCAACCGGTGAGAAGATTAGTAAGCAGGAGGAAACGCCTTGTGAGCAGCCCACTAGTCCGAAATCATGTGTTCAGCCGCCTGATCAAGAAGAGTCCGAGGACGAATTTTACGGTTGGGATAATGACGACCAAATAGAAAACCAACCGACCCCGTATGTTGAAAAGAGACCAGCTCGAAGTACCAGAGGAAATCTGCCAAAGCGTTTTGATGAGTTTGTTGTTGACGTGGCGTTGATGGTTAGTGTAGACCCTAGTAGTTTTGACGAGGCGATAAGCAGTCCGGAAAACCAGTTGTGGCAATCGGCAATGCAGGAGGAGTTCGATTCCCATCAGAAAAACGTCACTTGGAGACTGGTCGAGCTCCCCACAGGTCGTAAACCCATTGGTTGTAAATGGGTGTTTAAGCGAAAGGAGGACAGCACTGGAAAAGTTTCGCATTTTAAAGCACGCCTTGTAGCGCAGGGGTTTTCACAACGGTTCGGTGTCGATTATGACGCCGTCTTTGCTCCAGTAGCTACGCAAAGTACTTTGAGGATCCTGCTAACGATTGCTGGTCAAAAGCGAATGACAGTGCGACACGTTGACGTTAAAACGGCTTACCTCCATGGACGGTTGCAGGAAGAAATATACATGCAGCAACCAAAAGGATTCATTGAACCGGGAAAAGAGCACCTcgtttgtaaacttgaaagaaGTCTTTATGGTTTGAAGCAGGGAGCTAAAGTTTGGAACGATACTATCAATGGAATTCTTGTTACTCTTGGCTTCAGTCGATCAAGTTCGGATCCCTGTTTGTATACTATGAAAATCGACGGTTTCCTTGTTTATTTGGTAATATACGTGGACGACATGATAATTGCTTGTTCAAGTGAGTCTGCGATACTTCAATTGGAAGATAAGCTGAGCAAGAAGATTAATCTTTCATCGTTGGGACAAGTTAGTAGTTTCTTGGGTCTACGTATTTCGCTGGATACAGATGGTTATTTCTCGATTGATCAAGAAGCATACATCAAAAAGGTCGCTGAACGTTTCAGCCTTAGTGACTCGAAAGGCTCAAATGTACCTATGGACCCTGGCTACTATCGTGCTCGCGAAGGAAGTAAGGAGTTGGCAAACAATCAAGATTATCACAGTTTGATCGGAGCGCTCTTATACGTGGCGGTCAACTCACGACCTGACGTCGCTGTTAGCGTCTCTATCTTAAGTCGCCGTGTTAGTCATCCTACCGACGCTGATTGGACAGAATTAAAAAGAGTTGTCCGGTATTTGTTGAAAACAATGGATTTTAAACTGAAGCTGTCCGCAAACCGAAACGAACCGTTGATACTGATTGGCTATAGTGATTCTGACTGGAGTGGAGATGTTTCCGACCGTAAATCTGTCACCGGATACTTATTCCAGCTGGGACAGGCAACAGTCTGTTGGGCCAGCAGAAAACAGAGTAGCGTTTCACTATCGAGCATGGAATCTGAATATATAGCATTGTCGGAGGCGTGTCGTGAACTTGTTTGGCTGCGTCGAGTATTGGATGATATGTGCATCAATCAACAAGAAGCTACTGTAGTTTACGAAGACAACATGGGTTGCATCGATTTCGTTATGAACGAAAGGCAGTCAAGGCGGTCAAAACATATTGACACAAAGATGCACTTCACCAAGGACTTAGTTGAACGAAGCATTGTTCGACTCCAATATTGCCCTTCGGAGATTATGAAAGCGGACGTGTTGACTAAACCCTTGGGAGCTGTGAAGCAGAAGCTGTTTTCGGACAGTATTGGTTTGGTTGGCACGAAGAAGTAGGCGAATATCGAGGAGGAGTGTTGGTGAGTGCGGCCCTGTGCGATATTCTTGACAGCAGATTGACAATCACTGCTACCAACAGTGCCAGCAGTGACAGAGAGAGAATCTTATATTTCCTTTTTAACCACATGTGTTAGTCCTTATCGATCGCTTGAATAAACCATATCATTCGGTAGCTCGCTCTATATTATTTACTCGCCACGCGAATCCGGAATATCCGTCGGGTTTGGGACATTGTCTGCTCCGCTTGTGAGGTCCGAATTCCCAcattatgaagaaaatgaatctctgcgatggaggactgcatcgatttgcctctgaagttagagatgattttgttgaccACTGCTTGGGCGCAGGAACTACATCGACGTACGAGGTCCTCGATGTCATCATCGATGTTCGGCCAATAGACTTGCTATTGGCTTCATCCGCTCCATTCCAGGGTGTCCACGGTGTTGCTGATGTAGTTGTCATGTCTGGAGAAAAACTGTCGTACTGTCGGATCGGCAATTGTTTTCGCAGATTCGGGCCACCCGTTCTGGATATAGTTGACTACTTCTTGAAACGTTGGAtcctctgctgattgtttggagATCATGTCCGATGTAACCAGCAGGTTGGAAATAGTTTTCACGTCTGTATCCATCTGTATCGCTGCGATGACATATTTATCGCCCGATTTCTTTTGGAAATCCATCAAACGAGAGAGATGATCGGCGTGTCCAAAGCTTGCGGTTGGAACGAACTGGAAGTCGAAGTTGTAAAACAACTAAAGCAACGCTCAGCGTTTGAGTCAATTTGCTGTGAACACCGGAATCTCTTTCTTGCTGCCGAAAACCTTCAGGAGGGGCTTGTGGTCGGTTTGAAGTGCGAACCTGCGACCATAAACCATTTTGTGGAATCGCGTGACAGCAAAGATGAGTGTCAAAGCTTCCTTCTCGATTTGGTCGTAGTTCACCTCAGCAGGTGTGAACGATCTTGAAGCGTAAGCGATGGGTTTGATAGAACCGTTGGGGAATCGATGAATTATAACGGCACCTAAGCCGTGTTTGGATGCATCACCAGCCACGATGATTTCCTTCCGAGGGTCGAAGTGTGTCAAAAGGAGGTCAGACTGCAGAATGGATTTAAAGCGGTCGAACGAGCTTTAGCATTCTGGAGTCCATTCCCAGCGGGCGTCCTTGTTCAATAACCGGTCGAGCGGCGCACGGAGTTCCTTGATTTGACCTACAATCCGTCCATAATAGTTTATAGCGCCAAGATAGGGTCGAAGCTGTGACACATTCGTGGGGGCCGGCCTTTCAGAGATCGCACGAGTCTTGGCTGGATCTGGGCGAAGACCTTCCTTGTCGATGATGTGAGCAAGAAATTTTATCTGAAGAATAGAAAAACGGCATTTTTCGATGCGTATATGAAACCCATAATCACGAATCCTTCCAAGGGTCGCGTCCAGATTGCAATCTGCAATCGGGTTTCTCTTAAGTTCGTCCGGATACCAGAATGTCGTCGAGATACTTTTTTACACCCAGGATGCCAGCTACCATGCAGTCGATTATGCGTTGAAAAGCTCCAGGTGCCGATTTTATTCCTGGAGCAAGACGGTTGTACTGGAACAGGCCTCGGTGGGTGTTAACCGTTAACAGCTTGCGTGATTCTTTCTCCACATCCACCTGGAGGTATGCGTCCGACAGATCGATTTGGAAGAAAATGCGTGCCTCAGCCAGGGCAGTAAAGATATCGTCGGGATGAGGCAGAGCATGCCGGTCGGATTCTAGAGCTGCGTTGAGTTCAGTTGAGTAATCGCGCCAATCCGAACAGAGACGTTGTCCGATTCGCGAATCACGACTATGGGGGGCAGCCTAATTGGAGAACTGCACTGGAGAAATTTTGCCGCATTCTTGTAACCTTTGGAGTTCAGCATCCACCTTCGGGAGAGCGGCACCGGGCGCTTGGGGTAGTATACTGGTCGGGAATCCGATTTAAGGTAGAGTGTAACCTGTGCTTTGGTACACAGCCCAAGGGAACTCTGGAACACTTCGGGAAACTTAACCTTCAGTCGTTGTGCCACGTCTTCGGATTTCTGGATGGAGTTCACAAACGAGTCGAAGGGGACCGACCAAAGGTTGAACAACTCGATGAGGTCGATACCCAGCACGTCGAGATAGGAATGGTTGGCCACGTAGATGCACCCTTGTTTGGAGACATTCCGGATGGCTACTTCGGTGATAAACTCTCCTTTCAAGTCGAGCTTGTCACCGGAAGCGCTGACAGCAACGATGTCCGTAGAGTAAACTGTAAACCACACACGAAACGCAGAGCTTTGAACTGGTCACCAGTAAGCCGGTTGAGTTGAAAAGCCTCGCAGTTTTTGTTGATGGAAGCTGCTTATGCGGTGAAATCATCTGCGTCGTCCTTCCTGTACTGCAAGCACTGGTGCCGTGCGTTGAACAGCAATTTTTGTCGACCGAAGAGACGCTTGAGCTTCGTCACTGTTGTTTCAAAGTCAAAGTCCCGGAGGTGACTCGGCAAAATGCTGTTCAGATACCGTTCGTTGAACTGTGTATCGACTTTCCGGAGGAGCAGCCTGACCTTGGCAGCGTCGTCCAAATGTTGTCCATTTTGCCTGAAGACGTCTTCATACCGAGCGATACaggagtcgaaaaaaaattccaccgTCTGGGTCGAACCGAAATTCTTAAATTCCCGTCGCGAGCGACTCGATAATCTTCCAGCCTGAGGAACTGCGTTGTTCTGCAGGAGAACTGcaatctgctgctgctggttggcCAGGATATCGGTGAGCCGGTGGATAGCGTTTTTGATATCCATTTCGGTCATCTTCTGATCGGAATTCTTCGAGGTTTCATTGCCAATTTGTCGTATTCCCAAAAGAATGAAAAGCAAGACTAAACTAGAAATATAGCGATATGTTTATTCAAGCAAGTGCGACAACTGGATGAATCAGCTTTCACATAGGTGGCGGTATTTATAGGCCAGTATCAGAATCCTAAATCAGGATACGGGATTAGGATCAGAGTCCAGGATTTGACTCAGAATCAAGGAGCAGGGTTCAGGATAAAGATCAGAATTCATGTTCAGAATGCGGGATCAGAATGCGTAAGAAGAGGAGCATAGTCGAGAATAAAGATCAGGATCCTAATCAAGGATAAGGAATCTAAAATGTACCGCAATAGATACATTGACAAAAGACAATCTACTGCAGCTGCCAATAGTTTCAGGCTAATCAGCGAGGAGACCACTGTAAGACAAGACTTTACGATGAGGAAAATGAGGAGGAAGCATAGGTGCTGAAAGCCTTCATAGAGGAAAATTCTTTCCCGTTCAAGTCTTGGACGATGTCAATGTCAATGTGTAATATACTACTGACATGGGTTTCCCTGCTTTCTACAAGAGGAAGTATTTTTCTCActaattatttgaatttaagctcaaacttataatttttcgtttttattaactcgaaaggcttaaaatctattttgttgaaaataaaacaattaaaatgacCTACAGTGCCCAGACTCGCACATAATCCACCTGTAACGAGGCGTCCTTGCTGCGGTTTTCCTCCAGCTTCCATGTTGGGAGCCATGCATTCTTGGCGTTCCAGAATTCTCTGATGGCCGAGGGCGAATTATTTGGCCATGGTTTTGGGTTGCCAGCATTCACAGCGGGCGCATCCGGGAAGTACCCCAAAGTTCCACCGACAGCCAGATTCATGATGATGTAAAACTCTTCATCGAATGGTGCCATCTTACCTCCACTGACCCATGGATTTTCCGTTCCTGGAGCACGTTCCTCGAAATTTCCACGTTCCCAGAAATTTCCTTCAACCATCATAACCTGTTCGTCATCGATGCTGAATTTCATAAAGTCCGGCGTCCATTCCAGCTGGTATCGGTGGAAATCTTTGTTGAAACCATTTCCGGCGGGAGTATTCTTAGCTCCGGTGGCCATCTCGTATCCGTTCAGGTTTGGATTCGGTCCAAAGTGCAACGTAGATCCAACCTGTTCTACGCCGATGTGGGTTCCGGAGCCATCCCTGTAGTCCAAATTACCACGTGATTCCATCAGATCGATTTCACCGGAGCTTGGCCAGGATCCGTATTGGTTCATCTTGGGCATCAACCAGAGGGCTGGCCAAAGCCAATCTCCGGTTGGGAGCTTAGCACGGATTTCCAGCTTGCCGTATTTGAAGTTGAACGAGTTGACCGTTCGCAGACGGGCGCTTTTAATCGGATTTAGATAGTTCACGGCATTTCCGGTGCGCTCACATCCGTACCAGGCAGGGTTTGTGCAgctgaacaaagaaaaagttatGTTATCAGTTTGGCGGTTAAAACTCCAGAGCTggtaaaaggttttaaaatatgttaagaCAAATTTGTATACATTAGGATGGCAATGGAAgtatgggaaaattttaaatttgatatttttaaaccgatcatatatattttgtaaattggaCCTGTGCACAATTTCAGCACAATCGGACTTAATGTCGCGGTGCGTCAAACGCTTGAAGTTTAGTTTATTTACCCTGAATAATCACCAAGGGTAatcagaaaaatcgaaatttaaaagtttatgtCAAATGATTTAGAAATGCATGCAACAAATCTTTAGAACTGTTGAAGATCGAGTTGGCTTCTTAGCACTTTTTTATGAAATCGATGTGGTTTCATCCTGGTGTAAAAATCAGAATGGAGGTAAACACAGAAGAAAGTTCTTCAAGTTCATTTACtcgctaaaaaaaaacacctgaaTACATCTAATACGCCATGGATGAGAGAACAGTTATATGAGTTTCTTTTATGATGTACTGGACAGTAGATTGGTCTTCAACGAACACCCTCTACATCGATTAGAAAAGCCAACATGACACTTGATTTTATAAGAATGAACAAGCAGGTTTTCAAAGAAAGCTTTGAGGTGGTCTAGCAGATAGGCTGGCCTGAGTTTGGAAACCCCGGCACACTGGGTTAGATTCCAGAtatcggcaagaaaaattttgggttcgaatcctaTAAGTTACCGACAGGCAAGATACGTATGCCTCCGTGTATCACTAATCATAAACTAAATATTTCAGAGGTAATGCATTaggggttaatctgaagagacggaggcaagcggagtggattgccgaCAATTATTCCACTGAAGATTCGtaacaacaaataaatcataaaaaagtatGTTTCCCTTGCATTCCACCGTTTTGTCACCGTTTTGTTAGGGTACTCACTAATCACCCGGAGCTCCTCCATGAATGTTAAGTGTTCCTGTCCACAAAAATTCCTCTCCAGTTTCATCCGCGAGTAGCGTTGGTctgatgaaaagttttccatCTTCCACATAAGAGTTTCGTCGACTGTTCAAATAGTACTGGAACTCCCAATTCTAGAACACAGAAAGTCACGTGATTAACACAACGCGGAATAGTTAAAACAACTTTCTCTCAATCGATTACGTACACCGCCCCCACCCAAAGTGTGCTCGTGCTGCCAAGCATCCAGATTAAGACGATCGAAGTTATCCTCGAAGATCAGATCACCGGGGCAGAAGGCCTGTTGCTTAACCAACGACCCACTTGCGGTCGTTACAGAGGCTTTTTCACAGTTTAACTTCTGGTCTGGTGTTGGATCGCCGCCATCTTCACTGGACACTGCGTAGGCGTCGATGCAGACTGCTATCAGGGCCGCCGATAAGGCCACTATGATGACCAAGAAAATGATACTTTTACGATCGAAGAAGCCCATGCTGTATTTCGGATGGCTTAGACTTGAATGACTGCCAATTGGGATTATGGTGCTTTATAGCCAACCTATAATACGAAACGGGGTGGATTTGTTTGCTTATCAAACGATATAACCAATCTGGTCGCTATTCTTATTTTTGATAAGGTTTCAAAGTACGCAAGTCTCATTAGGTAACGGTTTGACCTGATGAATCAACAATATCTACGCCTtttcaattcaaacaaaatactCTGGCTTGATGTTTACTATGCGATGCTAAGTTTCGGAGCATTCATCCACACTTGGGTCTTGT
This sequence is a window from Uranotaenia lowii strain MFRU-FL chromosome 3, ASM2978415v1, whole genome shotgun sequence. Protein-coding genes within it:
- the LOC129751623 gene encoding beta-1,3-glucan-binding protein-like; protein product: MGFFDRKSIIFLVIIVALSAALIAVCIDAYAVSSEDGGDPTPDQKLNCEKASVTTASGSLVKQQAFCPGDLIFEDNFDRLNLDAWQHEHTLGGGGNWEFQYYLNSRRNSYVEDGKLFIRPTLLADETGEEFLWTGTLNIHGGAPGDYCTNPAWYGCERTGNAVNYLNPIKSARLRTVNSFNFKYGKLEIRAKLPTGDWLWPALWLMPKMNQYGSWPSSGEIDLMESRGNLDYRDGSGTHIGVEQVGSTLHFGPNPNLNGYEMATGAKNTPAGNGFNKDFHRYQLEWTPDFMKFSIDDEQVMMVEGNFWERGNFEERAPGTENPWVSGGKMAPFDEEFYIIMNLAVGGTLGYFPDAPAVNAGNPKPWPNNSPSAIREFWNAKNAWLPTWKLEENRSKDASLQVDYVRVWAL